In one Novosphingopyxis iocasae genomic region, the following are encoded:
- the fabZ gene encoding 3-hydroxyacyl-ACP dehydratase FabZ, which produces MADALDYDVRKVMAVLPHRYPMLLVDRVVELEKGESIKAVKAVTMNENFFQGHFPGRPIMPGVMIVEALAQAAGVLAMESFDLVGSNKLVYFMAIENAKFRAPVEPGCLLELNVSFLQKRARVCRFEGKAMIGDQLAAEASFTAMIADPPSAS; this is translated from the coding sequence ATGGCTGACGCGCTGGATTATGACGTTCGAAAGGTGATGGCGGTGCTCCCGCACCGTTATCCCATGCTGCTGGTCGACCGCGTGGTCGAACTGGAAAAAGGCGAAAGCATCAAGGCGGTGAAGGCCGTCACGATGAACGAAAACTTCTTCCAGGGGCATTTCCCCGGCCGTCCGATCATGCCCGGCGTGATGATCGTCGAGGCGCTGGCGCAGGCTGCCGGCGTACTGGCGATGGAAAGCTTCGATTTGGTCGGATCGAACAAGCTCGTCTATTTCATGGCGATCGAGAACGCGAAGTTCCGTGCGCCGGTGGAACCGGGCTGTTTGCTGGAGCTCAACGTCTCCTTCCTGCAGAAGCGCGCGCGCGTGTGCCGGTTCGAAGGCAAGGCCATGATCGGCGATCAGCTTGCCGCCGAAGCCAGCTTCACCGCGATGATCGCGGACCCGCCGTCCGCCAGCTGA
- a CDS encoding Glu/Leu/Phe/Val family dehydrogenase, translating to MQSLWSHKDYDAHETVHYANDIGSGLSAIIAVHSTHLGPGTGGTRFWHYADKADALTDVLRLSRGMSYKNAMAGLPLGGGKGVILAGEAREKTKDMLAAYGRAIDSLGGRYVTAEDVGINDSDMVEIAKQTKYVSGLPQEDASEAGGDPGPFTARGVYLGVCAAVRHKLGRESMDGVHVAIQGVGSVGGGLARLLAKDGAKLTIADMDKDRAAALAAETGAEQVGLSDIMRVEADVFSPNALGAILDEVSIANLNVPIVAGGANNQIARPDDAQRLMDRGILYAPDYVINAGGVINIGLEYLGEASVDEVNARIDKIPERLEAIWQRSESEGVPSANVADRMARELIGR from the coding sequence ATGCAATCGCTCTGGTCACATAAGGATTACGACGCGCACGAGACCGTGCATTATGCCAATGACATCGGCTCCGGCCTGTCGGCTATCATCGCGGTGCATTCCACCCATCTCGGGCCCGGCACCGGCGGCACGCGCTTCTGGCATTATGCGGACAAGGCTGACGCGCTGACCGATGTGCTGCGCCTCTCGCGCGGTATGAGCTACAAGAACGCCATGGCGGGACTTCCGCTCGGCGGCGGTAAGGGTGTGATTCTGGCCGGCGAAGCGCGCGAGAAGACCAAGGACATGCTGGCCGCCTATGGCCGGGCCATCGATTCGCTGGGCGGTCGCTACGTCACGGCGGAAGACGTCGGCATCAACGACAGCGACATGGTCGAGATCGCCAAGCAGACCAAATATGTCTCCGGCCTGCCGCAGGAAGATGCGAGCGAGGCGGGCGGCGATCCCGGCCCGTTCACCGCGCGCGGCGTCTATCTGGGAGTGTGCGCAGCGGTGCGCCATAAGCTGGGCCGCGAATCGATGGACGGCGTACATGTCGCCATCCAGGGCGTCGGCAGCGTGGGCGGCGGGCTTGCCCGTCTGCTCGCCAAGGACGGCGCGAAGCTGACCATTGCGGATATGGACAAGGACCGCGCCGCCGCGCTCGCTGCTGAAACCGGCGCCGAGCAAGTGGGTCTGTCAGACATTATGCGCGTGGAGGCGGACGTGTTCAGCCCCAATGCGCTTGGCGCGATCCTTGACGAGGTTTCGATTGCGAACCTCAACGTGCCGATCGTAGCGGGCGGCGCGAACAATCAGATCGCCCGGCCCGACGATGCGCAGCGCCTGATGGACCGCGGCATCCTCTATGCGCCCGATTACGTGATCAACGCCGGCGGCGTCATCAATATCGGCCTGGAATATCTGGGCGAGGCGTCGGTCGACGAAGTCAATGCGCGGATCGACAAGATCCCCGAGCGTCTGGAAGCGATCTGGCAGCGCAGCGAGTCCGAGGGCGTTCCCTCTGCCAATGTCGCGGACCGCATGGCACGGGAATTGATCGGACGCTGA
- a CDS encoding OmpH family outer membrane protein gives MKHLIKAASLALAATTATVSLAAPVAAQQVKGIAFADLEAAARQSSAYTTAAQQRQTTYAAQIQQAQSARQAAAQRLEPLANQFNTARQSATPDQTQLQTLYGQIQQIQNDSEQQLQQILQPVALSEAYVNEQISDQLKAAVDAARAQAKVSLLLGAGSVIDGDDAYDLTDEITAQLNRLIPAAQIVPPAGWLPRAQRERLAAQQQAQPAAAAAQPESR, from the coding sequence ATGAAACATCTGATCAAAGCCGCGTCGCTGGCTCTTGCGGCAACCACGGCCACCGTTTCGCTCGCCGCCCCCGTGGCCGCACAGCAGGTGAAGGGTATCGCCTTTGCCGATCTGGAAGCCGCCGCCCGCCAGTCGAGCGCGTACACGACCGCAGCTCAGCAGCGTCAGACCACTTATGCCGCGCAGATCCAGCAGGCGCAGTCCGCTCGCCAGGCCGCTGCGCAGCGTCTCGAGCCGCTGGCCAATCAGTTCAACACTGCGCGCCAGTCGGCAACGCCCGATCAGACCCAGCTGCAGACGCTCTACGGCCAGATCCAGCAGATCCAGAACGACAGCGAGCAGCAGCTGCAGCAGATTCTGCAGCCGGTCGCTTTGTCCGAAGCTTATGTGAATGAACAGATCAGCGATCAGCTGAAGGCCGCCGTAGACGCCGCCCGCGCCCAGGCGAAGGTGAGCCTCCTGCTCGGCGCCGGTTCGGTAATCGATGGCGATGACGCATATGACCTAACCGATGAGATCACGGCGCAGCTCAACCGCCTGATCCCCGCCGCGCAGATCGTGCCGCCCGCCGGCTGGCTGCCGCGTGCGCAGCGGGAGCGTCTTGCCGCGCAGCAGCAGGCACAGCCCGCCGCCGCCGCGGCACAGCCCGAAAGCCGCTGA
- the ccmC gene encoding heme ABC transporter permease CcmC, translating into MHRFANPARFLKIARPMTAVLFWSGLALTVGACIWGLVVAPADRLMGETVRILYIHVPTAWLGMGGWVAIAIASVVQLVWRHPLAGIAARAAALPGAVFAGLCLLSGSIWGRPTWGTWWVWDGRLTSMLVLFFLYIGYIALVSATSERGQTSRIAAIFGIIGAVNIPVINRSVVWWQTLHQPPSITLSGSTIDSSFLWPLLASVLGFSLLFGAIVLMRMRAALADIRVEARLQRLAAA; encoded by the coding sequence ATGCATCGTTTCGCCAATCCCGCCAGATTTCTGAAAATCGCCCGTCCGATGACCGCGGTCCTGTTCTGGAGCGGGCTGGCATTGACCGTCGGTGCCTGCATCTGGGGGCTGGTCGTCGCACCTGCGGACAGACTGATGGGCGAGACGGTGCGTATCCTCTACATCCATGTGCCGACCGCATGGCTTGGCATGGGCGGCTGGGTGGCCATTGCCATCGCCAGCGTGGTCCAGCTGGTCTGGCGGCATCCGCTGGCCGGCATCGCCGCGCGCGCGGCAGCTCTGCCCGGCGCGGTGTTCGCGGGGTTGTGCCTGCTCTCCGGTTCGATCTGGGGCCGTCCGACCTGGGGCACATGGTGGGTATGGGACGGGCGGCTGACCTCGATGCTCGTGCTGTTTTTCCTCTATATCGGCTATATCGCGCTCGTCAGCGCGACCAGCGAGCGCGGCCAGACCAGCCGCATTGCCGCGATTTTCGGCATCATCGGCGCGGTCAACATTCCCGTTATCAACCGATCGGTGGTGTGGTGGCAGACACTGCATCAGCCGCCCAGCATCACCTTGTCCGGCTCAACGATCGACAGCTCCTTCCTGTGGCCGCTACTCGCCAGCGTGCTCGGCTTTTCGCTCCTTTTCGGCGCGATCGTGCTGATGCGCATGCGTGCCGCGCTTGCCGATATCCGCGTCGAGGCGCGGTTGCAGAGGCTCGCGGCGGCATGA
- a CDS encoding 5-oxoprolinase subunit B family protein — translation MSSIFTADDWLSAPIPDRSRRHAATEHLLRADDWEEVVPGLDSLSVRFDPERTDPATARALFSRQLDRSDAHAAAAAREQVIAVCYDAQFAPDAGMVADRLGIALDDLPRWHAAQEWTVDIIGFQPGFAYCRAECDIPGIDRLNEPRQSVPAGSIGLLGGLCGLYPFEGPGGWPLIGRTPLALFDASRDQPALLSAGTSVRFEAIDRAQFDEMASR, via the coding sequence ATGAGCAGCATTTTCACCGCCGACGATTGGCTGAGCGCGCCAATCCCGGATCGCAGCCGCCGTCACGCCGCCACCGAACATCTGCTGCGCGCCGATGACTGGGAGGAGGTCGTGCCCGGGCTGGACAGCCTGAGCGTCCGGTTCGATCCGGAACGCACCGATCCCGCTACGGCGCGCGCGCTGTTCTCCCGGCAGCTCGATCGGTCCGATGCGCATGCCGCCGCTGCGGCCCGCGAGCAGGTGATTGCAGTATGTTACGATGCGCAGTTCGCACCCGATGCGGGCATGGTGGCGGACCGGCTTGGCATCGCGTTGGACGATCTACCCCGTTGGCATGCCGCGCAGGAATGGACGGTGGACATCATCGGCTTCCAGCCCGGTTTTGCCTATTGCCGCGCGGAATGCGATATTCCGGGCATCGACCGCCTAAACGAGCCGCGCCAATCCGTTCCCGCCGGCTCGATAGGCCTGCTTGGCGGACTGTGCGGACTTTACCCCTTCGAGGGGCCGGGCGGTTGGCCGCTGATCGGACGCACGCCGCTGGCGCTGTTCGATGCATCGCGGGATCAACCTGCCCTGCTCTCCGCTGGCACTAGCGTGCGGTTTGAAGCGATCGATCGCGCGCAATTTGACGAAATGGCAAGCCGCTGA
- the ccmD gene encoding heme exporter protein CcmD — MTQWTYVILAYGAVLVGMAGLVVASYGAMRRAERSAEALKRK; from the coding sequence ATGACTCAGTGGACCTATGTCATCCTCGCTTATGGCGCAGTGCTGGTCGGAATGGCCGGACTGGTGGTCGCCAGCTATGGTGCGATGCGCAGGGCGGAGCGCAGCGCGGAGGCTTTGAAGCGCAAATGA
- the pxpA gene encoding 5-oxoprolinase subunit PxpA, translating to MTAQIDLNADLGEMPESAARDIAILNIVTSCNIACGGHAGDAQSMAAMLAAAKERGVAAGAHPSYPDCEHFGRRSLDISADSLTDSLRAQIAAFAAVADQAEVPIHHIKPHGALYNDMADDAALAKLVAETCAAASPGTPLVGLAGSQAEAAAHSAGLPFIAEAFVDRRYTDAARLVPRGRDGAVIADPAARAAQARALATGEAIEVEGGTSLRIRADTLCLHSDSDAALESAAAIRAALEEAGLTIEPAAGR from the coding sequence ATGACAGCACAGATCGATCTCAATGCAGACCTTGGCGAAATGCCCGAATCGGCCGCACGCGACATCGCGATCCTGAACATCGTAACCAGCTGCAACATCGCCTGCGGGGGCCATGCCGGCGATGCGCAGAGCATGGCGGCGATGCTGGCAGCGGCCAAGGAACGCGGCGTCGCAGCGGGCGCGCATCCGAGCTATCCGGACTGCGAGCATTTCGGGCGCCGATCGCTCGACATCTCTGCCGATTCGCTGACGGACAGTCTGCGCGCGCAGATCGCCGCCTTTGCCGCCGTGGCGGATCAAGCGGAGGTGCCGATCCACCACATTAAACCGCACGGCGCGCTCTACAACGATATGGCGGACGATGCGGCGCTGGCGAAACTGGTGGCCGAAACTTGCGCCGCCGCTTCGCCCGGCACGCCGCTGGTGGGCCTTGCCGGTTCGCAAGCTGAGGCGGCGGCGCACTCCGCAGGTCTTCCGTTCATTGCCGAGGCTTTTGTGGACCGGCGCTATACCGATGCCGCGCGGCTCGTTCCACGCGGCCGGGACGGCGCGGTGATCGCCGATCCCGCTGCCCGCGCCGCCCAAGCCCGCGCCCTCGCCACGGGCGAGGCCATCGAGGTGGAGGGCGGTACGTCGCTGCGCATCCGGGCCGACACGCTCTGCCTTCACAGCGATAGCGACGCCGCGCTGGAAAGCGCCGCCGCGATCCGCGCGGCGCTGGAGGAGGCAGGCCTGACGATCGAACCGGCGGCCGGTCGATGA
- a CDS encoding biotin-dependent carboxyltransferase family protein gives MARMHILDGGLQTSLQGRPMAGRRHIALPGAGPADPVSQALANWCVGNAPDAATLEITLSGASVRFDAPATVAVCGAADSADIDGRGVDTQRSHRLEAGSVLHIHGARRGVRSYLAVAAGFDAPQLLGGTSSYLPAAIGKPLLRAGMELGFTRGDAGEERHVPDSYRLTMTDEIGLHAVPGPEYDRLDAEGRRALFEDAFTIGNRANRIGCELENTALRPAPSGITSAAVFPGTVQAPPSGKPFLLGVDAQTTGGYPRIAQVIRADRHSIGQLRPGTRVRFLRTDPERAAEILRRKLLLWRALTPSLHL, from the coding sequence ATGGCGCGGATGCACATTCTTGATGGCGGCCTGCAGACCAGCCTGCAGGGTCGGCCAATGGCGGGGCGGCGGCACATCGCCCTTCCCGGCGCGGGCCCCGCCGATCCGGTGAGCCAGGCGCTCGCCAACTGGTGCGTCGGCAACGCGCCCGATGCCGCGACGCTGGAGATCACGCTTTCGGGCGCAAGTGTCCGATTCGATGCGCCGGCGACGGTCGCGGTCTGCGGCGCGGCGGACAGTGCGGATATCGATGGGCGCGGCGTGGACACGCAGCGCAGCCACCGGCTTGAGGCGGGATCGGTGCTGCATATCCACGGCGCGCGGCGCGGCGTGCGCAGCTATCTGGCCGTTGCGGCCGGGTTCGATGCGCCGCAACTGCTCGGCGGCACCTCCTCCTATCTGCCCGCGGCTATCGGCAAGCCGCTGTTGCGCGCGGGAATGGAGCTAGGCTTTACCCGCGGCGATGCGGGCGAGGAGCGGCATGTGCCGGACAGCTACCGGCTGACGATGACGGACGAGATCGGGCTCCACGCCGTGCCCGGGCCCGAATACGATCGGCTGGATGCCGAGGGGCGGCGCGCGCTGTTCGAGGATGCGTTCACGATCGGCAACCGCGCCAATCGTATCGGTTGCGAGCTGGAGAACACGGCCTTGCGCCCCGCCCCTTCGGGTATCACCAGCGCGGCGGTATTTCCGGGCACCGTACAGGCGCCGCCTTCGGGCAAGCCCTTTTTGTTGGGCGTCGATGCGCAAACCACGGGCGGCTATCCGCGCATTGCGCAGGTTATCCGCGCGGACCGGCACAGCATCGGCCAACTGCGGCCCGGAACCCGCGTGCGGTTCCTGCGCACAGACCCGGAGCGAGCCGCCGAAATCCTGCGGCGCAAGCTGTTGCTGTGGCGCGCGCTTACGCCTTCGCTGCACTTATAG
- the ccmE gene encoding cytochrome c maturation protein CcmE yields MKAKHQRLTLVVLAVVALIGAGLLAMLGLKDQAAYFYQPAALVKADVPPGQAIRLGGLVMPGTIKHAADGVTTDFRVGDGEATVPVTYRGIVPDLFTEGSGVVATGRMDGRGTFVADNLLAKHDENYVPRELGNIDKAAVISESQTLVK; encoded by the coding sequence ATGAAGGCGAAGCATCAGCGCCTGACGCTCGTCGTCCTCGCCGTGGTCGCGCTGATCGGCGCGGGGCTGCTTGCCATGCTCGGCCTCAAGGACCAGGCCGCCTATTTCTATCAGCCCGCCGCGCTGGTGAAGGCGGACGTGCCGCCGGGCCAGGCGATCCGCCTGGGCGGGCTCGTCATGCCCGGCACGATCAAACATGCCGCAGACGGCGTCACCACCGATTTCCGCGTGGGCGACGGAGAGGCGACGGTGCCCGTCACCTATCGCGGCATCGTGCCGGATCTGTTCACCGAAGGATCGGGCGTGGTTGCTACCGGCCGCATGGATGGTAGGGGCACATTCGTGGCGGACAATCTGCTTGCCAAACATGACGAGAATTACGTCCCGCGTGAGCTTGGAAATATCGACAAGGCGGCGGTGATCAGCGAGAGTCAGACGCTGGTCAAATGA
- a CDS encoding NRAMP family divalent metal transporter, with product MARYKPGPGMLVAAAFIGPGTVTACSVAGVDFGMTLLWALVFAGIATITLQYAAARVAVLRGQGLARAMVDSAGSAPAKLALGLLIVVALGLGNAAYESGNIGGAALGLGALGLDAPAPWPALCIGAVAAGLLAFGQVKWLMRLLVALVMLMSLAFLIACIAVRPDPGALLAGLVPRIPEGGLFTAIALIGTTIVPYNLFLHAAASRERWSADEDPAEMRLETIVSIGIGALVSIAILITAAASGVGGGIGNAADIARQVEPVYGPLARYAIGAGLFGAGLTSSVTAPMATGYILSELWPGGDPKRLVFRITATLIVLIGTLVAATGTDLVAIILVAQVANGLLLPIVAGILVWLIHRSRSTGAPLLWGAGLVWLICLLLGTRLVLRALGLWP from the coding sequence ATGGCGCGCTATAAACCGGGGCCCGGCATGCTGGTGGCCGCCGCGTTCATCGGCCCCGGCACCGTTACCGCCTGTTCCGTGGCGGGTGTCGATTTCGGCATGACGCTGCTTTGGGCGTTGGTGTTTGCGGGCATCGCGACGATCACGCTGCAATATGCCGCCGCGCGGGTCGCCGTGCTGCGCGGACAGGGCTTGGCACGCGCCATGGTGGACAGCGCCGGTTCCGCGCCCGCCAAGCTGGCGCTCGGCCTCCTCATCGTCGTCGCCTTGGGCCTCGGCAATGCCGCCTATGAAAGCGGTAATATCGGGGGTGCGGCGCTGGGCCTCGGCGCGCTCGGTTTGGACGCACCCGCGCCATGGCCGGCGCTGTGCATCGGCGCGGTGGCAGCAGGCCTGCTCGCTTTCGGACAGGTGAAATGGTTGATGCGCCTGCTGGTGGCACTCGTGATGCTGATGAGCCTTGCCTTCCTCATCGCCTGCATCGCGGTGCGGCCCGATCCGGGCGCGCTTCTGGCCGGCCTCGTGCCGCGCATTCCTGAAGGCGGCCTGTTCACCGCCATCGCGCTGATCGGCACCACCATCGTGCCCTACAATCTGTTCCTACACGCCGCGGCCTCGCGCGAGCGTTGGAGCGCGGACGAAGACCCTGCCGAAATGCGGCTGGAGACGATCGTTTCGATCGGCATCGGCGCGCTCGTCTCGATCGCGATCCTGATAACGGCGGCGGCGAGCGGCGTGGGCGGCGGCATCGGCAATGCCGCCGATATCGCGCGGCAGGTGGAGCCGGTCTACGGCCCCCTCGCCCGCTATGCCATCGGCGCAGGGCTGTTCGGCGCGGGGCTGACCTCTTCGGTCACCGCACCGATGGCGACGGGCTACATTCTGTCCGAACTGTGGCCCGGCGGAGATCCGAAGCGCCTCGTCTTTCGCATTACGGCAACGCTGATCGTCCTGATCGGCACCCTCGTCGCGGCGACCGGAACGGATCTGGTGGCCATCATCCTGGTCGCGCAGGTGGCCAACGGGCTGCTGCTGCCGATCGTCGCCGGTATCCTCGTCTGGTTGATCCACCGTTCGCGCAGCACGGGCGCGCCTCTTCTGTGGGGTGCGGGGCTGGTGTGGCTGATTTGCCTGCTTCTCGGAACCCGTCTCGTCCTCCGCGCGCTAGGGTTATGGCCATGA
- a CDS encoding heme lyase CcmF/NrfE family subunit: MIAEAGLAALWLAAAMALLQTFAGFGGLGDRLAQLTASLRGFAVAQGLLSLTAFAMLLWLFARTDLSVGLVALNSHIDKPMLYKIAGAWGNHEGSMLLWVTVLSLTGGLIALLERKLDARSFAATLGAQGVIALGFYAFLLFSSNPFARLSPPAPTGQGLNPLLQDPGLAFHPPTLYIGYVGLSVAFSFAVGAMLTGKAGPAFARAMRPWVLISWIFLTLGITAGSYWAYYELGWGGWWFWDPVENASLMPWLAATALLHSVSVLAARDALRAWTIMLALTAFAMSMIGTFLVRSGILTSVHAFAVDPERGTFILVLLALYIGGALVLFGTRIGSVRQGAPFHLFSREGGLVANNILLSAILAIVLIGTLYPLIAEGLFGEQLSVGPPYFDKTTVPVALVLMLFLAAGPLLRWRRDGSGSLPRKLVLPAGASVVALILLLVLAPGTGILPLLGLVFAAGLAVASIVPLWGRKLLRTPLPIWGMVLAHLGVAVAVVGMASESGFTQERLAAVRYGEELEVGGWKVQLLGLDPVAGPNWTAIEARVLAKKGDGRWILHPQSRSYSSPVMQTNEAALLSRWNGQLYATLGAQDEQGRWQLRLWWKPFVSLIWLGGVLIALGGALALIGRVWRGFRARFPKTQQEGFA; this comes from the coding sequence ATGATCGCCGAGGCCGGCCTTGCCGCCCTGTGGCTCGCCGCGGCGATGGCGCTGCTGCAGACCTTTGCGGGTTTTGGCGGTCTTGGGGATCGGCTGGCCCAGCTCACTGCATCGCTGCGCGGGTTCGCGGTGGCGCAGGGTCTGCTCAGCCTGACCGCCTTCGCGATGCTCCTATGGCTTTTCGCGCGCACGGATCTGTCGGTCGGACTGGTCGCGCTCAACAGCCATATCGACAAGCCGATGCTCTATAAAATTGCCGGTGCGTGGGGCAATCATGAAGGCTCGATGCTGCTCTGGGTCACGGTGCTGTCGCTCACCGGTGGATTGATCGCGCTTCTGGAGCGCAAGCTCGATGCGCGCAGCTTCGCTGCCACGCTGGGCGCGCAAGGCGTCATCGCCTTGGGTTTCTACGCCTTCCTGCTGTTCTCCTCGAACCCGTTTGCGCGGCTCAGCCCGCCTGCGCCGACGGGGCAGGGGCTCAATCCGCTGCTGCAGGACCCCGGCCTCGCCTTCCACCCGCCTACGCTCTACATCGGCTATGTCGGCCTGTCGGTGGCCTTTTCCTTTGCCGTGGGCGCGATGCTGACCGGCAAGGCGGGGCCCGCATTTGCCCGCGCGATGCGGCCCTGGGTGCTGATCAGCTGGATATTCCTCACCCTCGGCATCACCGCAGGCAGCTACTGGGCCTATTATGAGCTTGGCTGGGGCGGCTGGTGGTTCTGGGACCCGGTCGAGAACGCTTCGCTGATGCCCTGGCTCGCGGCGACGGCGCTCTTGCATTCGGTTTCCGTCCTCGCCGCGCGCGATGCGCTGCGCGCCTGGACGATCATGCTCGCTCTCACCGCCTTTGCCATGTCGATGATCGGCACGTTTCTGGTCCGCTCGGGCATCCTGACGAGCGTGCATGCTTTCGCCGTGGACCCGGAGCGCGGCACCTTCATCCTCGTCCTCCTCGCGCTTTACATCGGCGGCGCGCTGGTCCTGTTCGGCACGCGCATCGGCAGCGTAAGACAGGGAGCGCCCTTCCATCTGTTCAGCCGGGAAGGCGGGCTGGTTGCCAACAATATCCTTCTTTCCGCGATCCTGGCGATCGTCCTGATCGGCACGCTCTATCCGCTGATTGCAGAGGGTCTGTTCGGTGAGCAGCTCTCGGTCGGCCCGCCTTATTTCGACAAGACGACGGTGCCGGTCGCGCTGGTCTTGATGCTGTTCTTGGCCGCCGGGCCGTTGCTGCGCTGGCGGCGCGACGGATCGGGCAGCTTGCCGAGAAAGCTGGTGCTGCCCGCAGGGGCGAGCGTCGTCGCGCTGATCCTGCTGCTGGTGCTGGCGCCCGGAACGGGGATCCTGCCGCTGCTCGGGCTGGTCTTTGCCGCCGGACTCGCGGTGGCGAGCATCGTGCCGCTATGGGGCCGCAAGCTTTTGCGCACGCCGCTGCCGATCTGGGGCATGGTGCTGGCGCATCTGGGGGTCGCCGTCGCGGTTGTCGGCATGGCGTCTGAAAGCGGGTTCACGCAGGAACGTCTTGCTGCCGTGCGCTACGGCGAGGAGCTGGAAGTTGGCGGCTGGAAAGTGCAGCTGCTCGGCCTCGATCCGGTGGCGGGGCCGAACTGGACCGCGATCGAGGCGCGCGTGCTCGCCAAGAAGGGCGACGGGCGCTGGATTCTCCATCCGCAGTCGCGCAGCTATTCCTCACCCGTGATGCAGACCAATGAGGCGGCGCTTTTGAGCCGCTGGAACGGGCAGCTGTACGCCACGCTGGGCGCGCAGGATGAACAAGGGCGCTGGCAGCTCCGCCTCTGGTGGAAACCGTTCGTCTCGCTCATCTGGCTGGGCGGCGTGCTGATCGCGCTTGGCGGCGCCTTGGCGCTCATTGGCCGTGTCTGGCGCGGTTTCCGCGCCCGCTTCCCGAAGACGCAGCAGGAGGGTTTCGCATGA
- the rpmE gene encoding 50S ribosomal protein L31 encodes MKKDLHPDYHMIKVQMTDGTVFETRSTWGAEGDTLQLDIDPTSHPAWTGGNQRLMDQGGQVARFNKRFGGLSLKK; translated from the coding sequence ATGAAAAAAGATCTTCACCCCGATTACCACATGATCAAGGTCCAGATGACCGACGGCACCGTGTTCGAGACCCGCTCGACCTGGGGCGCGGAAGGCGACACGCTGCAGCTGGATATCGATCCCACCTCGCACCCGGCATGGACCGGCGGCAACCAGCGCCTGATGGATCAGGGCGGCCAGGTGGCACGCTTCAACAAGCGCTTCGGCGGGCTCAGCCTCAAGAAGTGA